From a single Corynebacterium kroppenstedtii DSM 44385 genomic region:
- a CDS encoding metal-dependent transcriptional regulator: protein MKDLVDTTEMYLRTIYELDEEGITPLRARIAERLEQSGPTVSQTVARMERDGLLRVAEDRHLELTDAGRQVAIAVMRKHRLAECLLSTTLKLPKEKVHEEACRWEHVMSDDVERRLYDVLDAPTHSPFGTPIPGLPQLGVNGSEPQMEGKRLTDLARNELVTAKILMFNEVLQSDSAVMANLRNAGIVPGKKIHAVVNDRNATVSVGDETVAIPVSLAHAIVVE, encoded by the coding sequence ATGAAGGATCTCGTCGATACCACCGAGATGTATCTCCGGACTATTTATGAGTTGGATGAAGAAGGTATCACTCCCCTGCGCGCACGCATCGCGGAGCGCTTGGAACAATCAGGCCCCACGGTCAGCCAAACGGTAGCTCGCATGGAACGTGATGGGCTGCTTCGCGTAGCGGAAGACCGCCACCTTGAACTCACCGACGCCGGCCGCCAGGTTGCGATCGCGGTTATGCGTAAACACCGCTTAGCAGAGTGTTTACTGTCTACTACCCTCAAGCTTCCCAAAGAGAAAGTGCACGAAGAAGCCTGTCGTTGGGAACACGTGATGAGCGACGACGTTGAGCGTCGTCTTTACGATGTCCTCGATGCACCGACCCACAGCCCCTTCGGCACCCCGATTCCGGGACTTCCGCAGCTAGGTGTCAATGGCAGTGAACCGCAGATGGAAGGTAAGCGACTCACGGATCTTGCTCGCAATGAACTCGTCACTGCGAAGATCCTCATGTTTAACGAAGTACTTCAGTCCGATTCCGCTGTGATGGCAAATCTACGGAACGCCGGAATTGTTCCTGGTAAGAAGATTCACGCGGTCGTCAATGACCGTAATGCCACGGTCTCGGTTGGTGATGAAACAGTGGCCATTCCTGTCAGCTTGGCCCACGCTATCGTCGTCGAGTAA
- a CDS encoding DUF3099 domain-containing protein: MFHRRKHVALITDAQRSPVEDWHRRRREYAVLQGSRIPFLLLAALAYMLLHNLVLAAIFTVISVPLPWIAVVIANAVGETHDPRKPQVYKPAVNRDAYYAFHGLVDGERARELVAGHEQAASHESDESEAAANSRATTVDVDPDETERNNADPNTTM, translated from the coding sequence ATGTTCCACCGACGCAAGCACGTCGCACTTATTACCGACGCCCAGAGGTCGCCAGTTGAGGATTGGCACCGCAGGCGGCGTGAGTATGCCGTCTTGCAGGGATCGCGTATCCCGTTCCTCTTGCTCGCCGCGTTGGCGTACATGCTGTTGCACAACTTGGTGCTGGCGGCCATTTTTACTGTGATCTCTGTCCCCCTTCCATGGATCGCGGTTGTGATAGCGAATGCCGTGGGTGAAACACACGATCCGAGGAAGCCGCAGGTGTATAAGCCTGCCGTGAATAGAGACGCCTATTACGCATTTCACGGTCTTGTCGACGGAGAACGCGCTCGCGAGTTGGTCGCCGGGCACGAACAAGCTGCATCACACGAATCAGATGAATCAGAGGCAGCCGCCAATTCAAGGGCAACGACGGTGGATGTTGATCCTGACGAGACCGAGCGGAATAACGCTGATCCCAACACGACGATGTAA
- a CDS encoding DUF3039 domain-containing protein, protein MTTPQTTTIERTKTEEQTTDSDTPKYFHYVKKNQIVESAVNGNYVVALCGETFPVTKQAKPGSPVCPECERIYRGLRRR, encoded by the coding sequence GTGACAACACCGCAGACAACCACGATTGAACGCACCAAGACCGAAGAGCAAACAACTGATTCGGACACACCAAAGTACTTCCACTATGTGAAGAAAAACCAGATAGTGGAATCAGCTGTGAATGGTAACTACGTGGTGGCATTGTGTGGGGAAACTTTTCCCGTCACCAAGCAAGCCAAGCCGGGTTCGCCGGTGTGCCCGGAATGTGAGCGCATTTATCGGGGGCTGCGCCGACGGTGA
- the dtd gene encoding D-aminoacyl-tRNA deacylase produces MKAVVTRVRSASVVVDDSVVGSIPDSDVGGLLVLIGVATGDTSATARAMAEKLARLRIFEGSTADGRPTEVSALDVDAPMLVVSQFTLMGDTSHGRRPSWSAAAKPAEAEPIFNACVEELRDRGLSVDTGVFGAYMAVESVNDGPFTVLVDIPSGDRS; encoded by the coding sequence ATGAAAGCCGTAGTCACGCGTGTTCGTTCCGCGTCCGTTGTTGTTGATGATTCAGTGGTTGGATCCATCCCGGACTCGGATGTCGGAGGACTCCTTGTTCTCATTGGGGTAGCCACCGGAGATACTTCTGCCACAGCCCGGGCTATGGCAGAAAAGCTGGCTCGGCTTCGGATCTTTGAGGGTTCGACGGCTGACGGGCGCCCTACTGAGGTCTCTGCGCTCGACGTCGATGCGCCCATGCTTGTTGTGTCACAGTTCACATTGATGGGTGATACTTCCCATGGCCGACGCCCGTCGTGGTCTGCCGCGGCGAAACCGGCTGAGGCTGAACCCATCTTCAACGCATGCGTAGAGGAGCTTCGCGACCGTGGGCTTAGCGTCGATACGGGAGTGTTCGGCGCCTATATGGCCGTGGAGTCGGTCAACGATGGACCGTTCACCGTCCTCGTCGATATTCCGAGTGGAGATCGCTCGTAG
- a CDS encoding neocarzinostatin apoprotein domain-containing protein has protein sequence MKHNTHSTRPARTMGMRAGALVVTLGCALGVAACSNDNDSNNSSSGAASAAKSSGQSAKASDTDDSASTEVTGTDDIVVMKVSQAKDLRDGQQVTVDVKDADPDMGYYLALCAKEQTGDVPDCLGAHGDPNAQKWISNENEDGAIPDDGSFSEEITVNQKNVSTGGEEIDCKTQECVIKLFGDHSNGFVDVADIPVTFQ, from the coding sequence ATGAAACACAACACTCATTCCACTCGACCGGCACGAACGATGGGTATGCGGGCCGGTGCACTCGTCGTCACTTTGGGGTGTGCGCTCGGAGTGGCTGCGTGCTCCAATGATAACGACTCGAATAACTCGTCATCTGGTGCAGCGTCTGCCGCCAAGTCGAGTGGTCAGTCCGCCAAAGCTAGCGACACTGATGACAGTGCAAGCACAGAAGTCACCGGAACTGATGACATCGTCGTTATGAAAGTGTCGCAAGCAAAGGATCTGCGGGACGGGCAGCAAGTCACGGTAGATGTCAAGGACGCGGACCCGGACATGGGGTATTACCTCGCCCTGTGTGCGAAAGAGCAAACCGGAGATGTTCCCGATTGTCTGGGGGCTCACGGGGATCCGAATGCACAAAAGTGGATTTCTAATGAAAATGAGGACGGAGCCATTCCGGACGATGGCTCGTTCAGTGAAGAGATCACCGTCAACCAGAAGAATGTCAGTACTGGTGGAGAAGAGATCGACTGTAAAACCCAAGAGTGTGTCATCAAGCTATTCGGTGACCATAGCAATGGGTTCGTCGATGTTGCGGATATTCCGGTCACTTTCCAGTGA
- a CDS encoding N5-glutamine methyltransferase family protein — MVSTLPDISELPRYAASLAKRLKELGYSSSGLHRVLGDDGLAALDRHEPAAVSFACHRFEHQASSEHDCRLARAVRLLILREPQPRDMFVDTFGDNFFTDALSAGVIVGEPDTDPERFRIAIDIRPLHVGPSESSDFLVFSDADASMVDHSAGPDHVVGVGAASRSLLQATGTSRVGSVLDLGTGSGVQIMGQWGRADSVTATDVSPRALLFAEATCAAADVVSTAESRTKVEFKQGSWFDPVRNQTFDRIIANPPFVVGPPTLRHVYRDSGMELDGATAKLVRGIPEHLAAHGQACVLGAWIHSDDQAWQARVASWIPDHGYRAWVLERDCVDPLHYVGTWIKDESLDPRSERGRSQSEAWIDYMDQAGVTGIGIGFIALTPIDPEKNSEVVCEEFTQPYTDPLGPEIEEYFRHCAWLDAHTPDEILDSRFSVRPGLALEKVSLAEPEADSTFTDVVTRVTRTDGPRFSHEIDNDVLRILRGLDPNGLSARDVCEIAELVTPTTEAQNLADQFLPILVDAIRHGLVIPGDLE, encoded by the coding sequence ATGGTGAGCACGCTACCTGATATCTCCGAGCTGCCGCGCTACGCCGCATCCCTCGCGAAACGCCTGAAAGAACTCGGTTATTCGTCGTCGGGCTTACACCGTGTCCTCGGCGATGACGGCCTAGCGGCCTTGGATCGGCACGAACCCGCCGCTGTTTCTTTCGCCTGCCATCGCTTTGAGCACCAAGCCTCGAGTGAGCATGATTGCCGCCTCGCGCGCGCGGTTCGGTTACTCATTCTTCGCGAGCCACAACCGCGCGACATGTTCGTCGACACTTTCGGCGACAATTTCTTCACCGACGCTCTCTCCGCCGGCGTTATCGTCGGCGAGCCAGATACAGATCCAGAGCGTTTTCGCATTGCAATTGATATCCGCCCACTGCACGTCGGCCCGTCGGAAAGCTCTGACTTCCTCGTTTTTAGCGATGCTGACGCCTCGATGGTTGATCATTCGGCCGGTCCCGACCATGTCGTAGGCGTGGGTGCTGCGTCGCGGTCACTTCTTCAGGCAACGGGTACGTCCCGCGTCGGCTCAGTTTTAGATTTAGGGACCGGATCCGGTGTCCAAATTATGGGCCAGTGGGGACGAGCCGACTCGGTGACGGCCACGGACGTCAGCCCGCGCGCGCTCCTCTTCGCTGAAGCTACGTGCGCTGCGGCCGACGTTGTGTCGACCGCCGAGTCACGCACGAAAGTGGAGTTCAAACAGGGCTCGTGGTTCGACCCCGTCCGCAATCAGACATTCGATCGCATCATCGCGAATCCGCCTTTTGTGGTGGGTCCACCGACGTTGCGCCACGTGTATCGCGATTCTGGAATGGAGCTCGATGGCGCCACTGCTAAGCTCGTTCGCGGTATTCCGGAGCACCTGGCCGCTCATGGCCAGGCATGCGTGTTGGGCGCGTGGATTCACTCAGATGATCAGGCCTGGCAAGCGCGGGTTGCGTCGTGGATCCCGGACCATGGTTATCGTGCATGGGTGTTGGAGCGTGATTGCGTCGACCCCTTGCATTATGTGGGCACGTGGATCAAGGATGAGTCTCTCGATCCCCGCAGTGAGCGCGGCCGATCGCAGTCAGAGGCGTGGATTGACTATATGGATCAGGCCGGCGTGACAGGAATCGGCATTGGTTTTATCGCGCTGACTCCGATTGATCCTGAGAAAAATTCTGAGGTTGTGTGTGAGGAATTCACTCAGCCGTACACTGACCCTCTCGGCCCGGAGATTGAGGAATATTTCCGACACTGCGCTTGGCTTGATGCACATACTCCCGACGAGATCCTGGACAGTCGGTTTAGTGTCAGGCCCGGCCTAGCCCTGGAGAAGGTTTCCCTCGCCGAGCCGGAGGCAGACTCCACCTTTACCGACGTCGTCACACGAGTCACGCGGACCGACGGACCACGTTTCTCCCACGAGATCGACAACGACGTCCTGCGTATCCTTCGCGGTTTAGACCCGAATGGATTGTCGGCGCGCGATGTGTGCGAGATCGCCGAACTCGTCACCCCTACTACAGAAGCCCAGAACCTGGCCGACCAATTTCTTCCCATACTTGTCGACGCCATTCGCCACGGGCTTGTTATACCTGGAGATCTTGAATGA
- a CDS encoding sigma-70 family RNA polymerase sigma factor, which yields MDEAHVSTTTEVNGDPGRRANNNENPSADLVRVYLNGIGRTALLNAEDEVELSQRIEAGLYAQHLLESDEQFTPSKKRDLKAVAKDGRAARAHLLEANLRLVVSLAKRYTGRGMPLLDLIQEGNLGLIRAVEKFDYTKGFKFSTYATWWIRQAITRGMADQSRTIRLPVHLVEQVNKLSRIKREMYQHLGREATNEELAEESGIDESKIDLLLKQSRDPVSLDMPVGTDEEAPLGDFIEDSEATDAEEAVVASLRHSDIRTVLATLEKREQDVIRLRFGLDDGVPRTLDQIGREFGLSRERVRQIEREVMAKLRKGERADKLRSYA from the coding sequence ATGGACGAAGCGCACGTCAGTACGACAACCGAAGTTAATGGTGATCCTGGCCGGCGGGCCAACAACAATGAAAATCCTTCAGCTGATTTAGTTCGGGTTTACCTCAACGGAATTGGCCGTACCGCACTTCTTAACGCGGAAGACGAAGTTGAGCTTTCGCAACGGATTGAAGCTGGCCTCTACGCACAACATCTCCTTGAATCTGACGAACAGTTCACTCCGTCGAAAAAGCGGGATCTCAAGGCTGTAGCTAAAGACGGGCGCGCTGCGCGAGCTCACCTTTTGGAGGCCAATCTCCGACTCGTCGTCTCATTAGCGAAGCGCTACACGGGCCGCGGGATGCCCCTCCTCGACCTCATTCAGGAGGGAAATTTAGGTCTTATTCGCGCTGTCGAAAAGTTCGACTACACCAAGGGCTTTAAGTTTTCGACGTACGCGACATGGTGGATTCGACAAGCCATTACGCGCGGGATGGCCGACCAGTCCCGAACGATTCGCCTTCCCGTCCACCTCGTCGAGCAAGTCAACAAGCTCTCCCGCATTAAGCGTGAGATGTACCAGCACTTGGGCCGGGAAGCTACCAATGAGGAGCTCGCGGAAGAGTCTGGTATCGACGAATCAAAGATCGATCTTCTTCTGAAGCAGTCCCGCGACCCGGTGAGCTTGGACATGCCGGTAGGAACGGATGAAGAGGCTCCACTGGGAGACTTCATTGAGGACTCCGAAGCAACTGATGCGGAAGAAGCCGTTGTAGCGTCTCTCCGCCACTCCGACATTAGAACCGTTTTGGCCACCTTAGAGAAGAGGGAGCAAGACGTCATTCGTCTCCGCTTTGGTCTCGACGACGGTGTCCCCCGGACTCTTGACCAGATTGGTCGCGAGTTTGGGCTCTCTCGTGAGCGGGTCCGCCAAATTGAACGTGAGGTCATGGCGAAGCTCCGAAAAGGAGAGCGTGCGGATAAGTTGCGGTCTTACGCTTAA